GGGTCGAGGGGCAAAGACACCAGCAGCCTCCCACCCCCTTTGAGTACCCTCCTCAAGCCGAAGACGGCATCGAAAAGGGACTCCTCGCGCAGGTGCATCAATACGGCCGAGCAGAGGACGCCGCTGAAGGAGCCGTCGGGGATCGTGGCAAGGGCCGGGAGCGCGTCCACGGAGATACGCCCCTTTAGGGCGGCATCGTAGTGGAGGCCCTCGTCGATGAGTTCGGGGCAGGGGTCGACGCCGAAAGCGTCCCAGCCTCCTTCAAGGAGCAGGGAAACGTCACGGCCGGCCGCGCAGCCCACGTCGAGTATCCTGGCGCCTTTGGGGAAGGCCGTGTCGAACCAGGTTTCAATGCCGCCGGAGGCGAAACGGTATGACTCGGCCAGGGGGGAAGCGTTGCGGGAGTAGTATCGTTGGGTCTGGGCGTCGATGCCGGCGGGTTCTCCTTCGTTCTTAAAGGGTCCAGGATTAGCGATTCTGCTCATCGCTGGCCGGGACGTGCCGGAGTTCTCCTTCGTTCTTAAAGGGTCCAGGATTCAAGGCTGAGCCTCCACCAATTTTGTTCCCTTCATGAAAGATTATGCGGGGGCGGGCGAGGCAGGTCAAGGATAGCCGGTTTTCGCCAGCCCTGGACCCTTTGAATCGGGAAAAGCGACTGCCTCGACACCAGATACTCTCGATTCCGGTGATGTGAGCCTTGCCCCGGGCAAATTTATTGTTGCCGTGGTCAACACGGTAATGCTTCTTGTACCCAAGGTCGACAAGCCCATTGTTGCGCGCCGTCCATCTCTATATACGACGCTCCGGGATAAACCCGGCCACGGATGACTGCCTGTAGGGTAGCTCTCCTGCAATCGGGCACGACTTGGGTGCTGACCCCGCAGTTGCGCTTGAAGATGCCAAAGACAACGGTCTTCCCCAAGGCACCACGGCCACGTTTTACTTTGATTCTGCGAGCCCCGAAAAGCTTTCGCCGACTTCTACTTCTCCTTCGAAAGGAGATTGAGCTTCGCAGTGCAGGGCAATGCGGGAACGGATCTCTGTTACCTATCTGTTGACGGTGTTTCTGTTCAGTCCGGTCAGGTTTTGGATCTGAACGGCGCTCAGTTCCAGGGAAAAAAGCTTGAGGTTGCTGGAATTTGGCTTCAGAAATTTTCGTGCGTTTGGCGTACTTGTTTTTCGTTGGCGTGACTGGATCCTGGCGCCTTCATTCTTGGCTATCCTGGTCATGGCCCTTCCAAAATTTATCTATAACTTTGTCTTCCAGCGCATCATGGAAATCAGGGTAAAATTCTGAATCGGCCCGGAAGAATCCCAGCATACCCTCTAAATCCTCATCGAAATTCAAAGACAGGACATCCATGAAAGACCAAGCCTCAAGAAAGAAGTCTAAAAAATCTCTGAATTTCAGAGGTCTGATCGAAGTTCTTGTGTGTTTCTCATTCAAAGTTTCTCCCTCATATTCATCCACTACCCGATAATGGATACGACTTTTTCCCTTCCTGGCATACATGGACACTACATCGCGCGTAGTGGACTTAATAGTAATCCTGCCTATCTCAAGTTCCGGCCTCTTTTTCGCCCTCCTTGCCCCTACAGGAATATTCACAGGCAATGCTGTTAATGCCTACTTGTTGACCCCTGAACGCCTTCGTCAGCCTCTACAGCCCCCGACGGCCACCGCGAGCCCGCTCTGAGTGGCTGAAGCCCAGAAACCCTGCATCCCTGTAACCTTCTTTGTCTTATGTGGACATCCGGGGGGTGCCAGCTCATTTTCTATCTACTGGAAACCAGCCGTTGCCGATCAGATCGATGACGTCTTTGAACCTGGGAAATCGGCTATGGAGACAAGCCTCTTCTTTTCTTCATCCGCGATGAAACAAGCATATCGCGGCCGCGGTGGTCGTTCGGTGGGTGTATCTTGTTATAATCGAGGTCAATTTGAGCCGCGTCCGAAGGAAGAGGTGTGTTTATGCAGAGCAAGGTATCTCTATTGAGGGAGAACGTATCTCGGGTGGTCATCGGTAAGGAAGGGGCCCTGGACCTGTTCCTGGTGGGGCTCATCGCCAGGGGTCATATCCTGGTGGAGGACGTGCCGGGTGTGGGCAAGACCCTCATGGCCCGGGCCATTGCAGCCTCGTGCCGGATGAAGTTCCGGCGCCTGCAGTGCACGCCTGACCTTATGCCGACGGACGTAACAGGGTTTTTCACCTACGACAAAAAGAACGGGGAGTTCACTTTCCGACCGGGCCCGGTAATGACGAATATTCTCCTGGTGGACGAGATCAACCGGGCTGTCCCCCGGACCCAGTCCAGCCTGCTGGAGTCCATGGAGGAGCATCAGGCCACGGTGGACGGGCAGACCTTCCCCCTGCCATCGCCCTTCATGGTGATGGCCACCCAGAACCCCATTGAAATGGAAGGGACTTTTCCTCTCCCTGAA
This genomic stretch from Thermovirga sp. harbors:
- a CDS encoding MoxR family ATPase, which translates into the protein MQSKVSLLRENVSRVVIGKEGALDLFLVGLIARGHILVEDVPGVGKTLMARAIAASCRMKFRRLQCTPDLMPTDVTGFFTYDKKNGEFTFRPGPVMTNILLVDEINRAVPRTQSSLLESMEEHQATVDGQTFPLPSPFMVMATQNPIEMEGTFPLPEAQLDRFLLKVDMGYPTAEEEEEILLTHGKSTALSRIGDVVSGEDILSWQDEAAEVFVNPSLTAYIISLVRASREHPAVELGASPRGSLALFKASKAWAFIRERPYVIPDDVKYLAPYVLAHRLLLHREERYRGNTGLSVVADILSKSPVPVESDRG